From the genome of Geobacter sp. SVR, one region includes:
- the mshL gene encoding pilus (MSHA type) biogenesis protein MshL, with the protein MALHRVKPVLTKLARLLCTALPFMASGCSSQQYAVDSRESLIKENIPRYDAPAPAKAYRPPEFVPPTEEIVPIKTRMVNIVVRNSALGDVLHVLAEASGLNLLIDRDVALDQPVTLSLRNVSAQEALKSIFSSVDCFYTVQGNVLKVEAVSTRVFELGHPALVNNYTMDLGGDILGGALVTASGSSSGSSNVKGAVTTSSKADVKAHDFWESLEKSLDNILGKKDGSAARPADNKPSVPNSTGTVDRGSAVSGGPQQTVTINRLTGTIMVTATRKGMERVERYLDNLRKVLSRQVMIEARIIEVQLNEGLNFGIDWSFLDNVKALGGPVNAGFGALNIATRSFTAATDAAAGASQFQVGLSRANFQALLTALKTQGDVKTLSNPKVNVMNGHASILTVGRNTSYISKVTSTTTATSGATPLTTFSVDTGSILSGMIIGIVPYISDNGEISLNVTPITSDLVSLDEKAVGSIGNQTTISIPTVDLREMTTTVKMQDGQLVIIGGLIARKTTTHDEKVPIIGDIPLLGKLFTRVKNSEARSELVLLLRPQVVSSENGWQQ; encoded by the coding sequence ATGGCTCTCCATCGAGTGAAACCAGTTCTGACAAAGCTCGCCCGACTGCTCTGCACGGCTTTGCCGTTCATGGCATCCGGCTGTTCCTCCCAGCAGTACGCCGTGGATTCGCGCGAATCGCTGATCAAGGAAAACATCCCCCGTTACGACGCTCCTGCTCCGGCGAAAGCGTACCGTCCCCCTGAGTTCGTCCCTCCCACCGAGGAGATTGTGCCGATCAAGACCAGGATGGTGAACATCGTGGTCAGGAACAGCGCCCTGGGAGATGTGCTGCACGTGCTGGCCGAAGCGAGCGGCCTGAATCTCCTGATAGACCGTGATGTGGCGCTCGACCAGCCGGTAACGCTCAGCCTGCGTAACGTCTCGGCGCAGGAGGCACTGAAAAGCATCTTTTCCAGTGTGGACTGCTTCTATACGGTACAGGGCAATGTGCTGAAGGTCGAAGCGGTATCCACCAGGGTTTTCGAGCTGGGGCACCCGGCGCTGGTAAACAACTACACCATGGACCTGGGAGGGGATATTCTCGGCGGGGCCTTGGTGACTGCGTCGGGTAGCAGCTCCGGCTCCAGCAACGTCAAGGGAGCGGTCACAACCAGCAGCAAGGCCGATGTCAAGGCGCACGACTTCTGGGAATCCCTGGAAAAGTCCCTGGACAACATACTTGGCAAAAAGGATGGTTCAGCAGCTCGGCCGGCAGACAACAAACCGTCCGTACCGAACAGCACCGGCACTGTCGACCGCGGATCGGCAGTATCGGGGGGACCGCAACAGACCGTCACCATCAACCGGCTGACCGGTACGATCATGGTCACTGCCACCCGCAAAGGAATGGAACGGGTGGAGCGGTATCTTGACAACCTTCGGAAAGTACTCAGCAGGCAGGTGATGATCGAGGCCAGGATCATCGAAGTACAGCTCAACGAAGGGCTGAACTTCGGTATCGACTGGTCGTTCCTGGACAATGTGAAAGCCCTGGGAGGGCCGGTCAACGCCGGTTTCGGAGCGCTGAACATCGCCACCCGCAGCTTCACGGCAGCCACCGATGCTGCTGCCGGGGCATCCCAGTTCCAGGTCGGGCTCAGCCGGGCCAATTTTCAGGCACTTCTGACGGCCCTGAAGACGCAGGGGGATGTCAAGACCCTTTCGAACCCGAAGGTCAACGTCATGAACGGCCATGCATCGATACTGACCGTCGGCCGGAACACCAGCTACATCTCCAAGGTAACCTCCACCACCACCGCCACCAGCGGCGCCACGCCGCTTACCACCTTCAGCGTAGACACCGGCAGCATCCTCTCCGGGATGATCATCGGCATTGTCCCCTACATTTCCGACAATGGGGAAATTTCCCTGAATGTCACACCGATAACCTCGGACCTGGTGAGTCTCGATGAGAAAGCCGTGGGATCGATCGGTAACCAGACAACCATCTCGATTCCGACGGTCGACCTGCGAGAGATGACCACTACCGTAAAGATGCAGGATGGCCAATTGGTGATCATCGGCGGCCTGATCGCGAGGAAAACCACCACCCATGACGAGAAGGTGCCCATTATTGGCGACATTCCCCTGCTCGGCAAACTTTTCACCCGCGTCAAGAACAGCGAGGCACGTTCGGAACTGGTGCTGCTCCTGCGGCCCCAGGTCGTAAGCAGCGAAAACGGTTGGCAGCAGTAG
- a CDS encoding lytic transglycosylase domain-containing protein codes for MIKERALLFLLPVLLLPSTARAFCFDAAGREYGINPQLLQSIAQVESNLNPAAINRNKNGSADYGLMQINSFWLKTLGTTTGELLGNPCYNVMAGAFVLRGCLDRHGENWQAIGCYNAASRHKQAAYSWKIYRQLLKGSTAKAPPAGTIEPPGKDRPRPPVSSLWVSVIDTDPK; via the coding sequence ATGATAAAAGAACGGGCGCTCCTGTTTCTGCTGCCGGTTCTGCTGCTTCCGTCGACGGCACGAGCATTCTGCTTCGATGCCGCAGGAAGGGAGTACGGAATCAATCCGCAACTGTTGCAGAGTATAGCGCAGGTGGAATCGAACCTGAATCCCGCTGCCATCAACCGCAATAAAAACGGTAGTGCGGACTACGGACTGATGCAGATCAACAGTTTCTGGCTGAAAACGTTAGGGACCACGACCGGGGAGCTGCTCGGCAACCCCTGCTACAACGTGATGGCAGGCGCCTTTGTGTTGCGCGGATGCCTCGACCGCCACGGTGAAAACTGGCAGGCGATCGGTTGTTACAATGCGGCCAGCCGCCATAAACAGGCTGCCTATTCCTGGAAGATTTACCGCCAGCTCCTGAAGGGGAGCACGGCCAAAGCACCGCCGGCCGGCACCATCGAGCCGCCAGGAAAAGACCGGCCCCGCCCGCCGGTTTCATCACTGTGGGTATCGGTTATCGATACGGATCCGAAATAA
- a CDS encoding tetratricopeptide repeat protein, protein MSVLADLLSKTKKADPLDGKGVPPTLVRAQKDGAAPSRQKKRFVIMSLLAVVSILVGLFLPTQIKRLSLLLNVKTAVTMPQPVKMPLPSRTSPSNAPEQIVEEAQKAAAAAQAIGNQAAGTAPAGVAEPARNPAPTNPPITSVASSNAPKQQPSARKAGPRPVAAAIPRNRTVQHQEKLLSAAPAPAVKKGEETPGKADTDARGALLYAARSSEQAGDWRGALASYRSALEIDPDNYRIMSNSAAAYNKLGMYADGEREARRALARKHDYIPALVNAAIACSSQGNDKDALKFFSAASAADPGNKSLLLNLGVMQERAGNLDKALESYRRGAALGEPQALYGIGRINDQKGNKSEAITAYKAIMLQKNVDPALKREARDRLMRLEE, encoded by the coding sequence ATGAGCGTTCTGGCTGACCTGCTTTCAAAGACAAAAAAGGCCGATCCCCTTGACGGAAAGGGTGTGCCTCCTACCCTTGTGCGTGCACAAAAGGATGGTGCCGCGCCTTCCCGTCAGAAAAAGCGGTTCGTCATCATGTCGCTGCTTGCCGTGGTTTCAATCCTGGTAGGCTTGTTTCTCCCCACCCAGATCAAGCGCCTTTCACTGCTTCTGAATGTCAAAACTGCAGTTACAATGCCTCAGCCGGTAAAGATGCCGCTCCCGTCCAGAACATCCCCGTCCAACGCACCGGAACAGATTGTTGAAGAGGCGCAGAAGGCCGCTGCAGCAGCTCAGGCAATCGGCAACCAGGCAGCTGGTACCGCGCCGGCGGGCGTTGCGGAGCCGGCTAGAAACCCCGCCCCCACCAATCCTCCAATCACATCGGTTGCAAGCAGTAACGCCCCCAAACAGCAGCCCTCTGCCAGAAAAGCCGGTCCGCGGCCCGTGGCGGCCGCAATCCCCCGTAATCGCACAGTTCAGCATCAGGAGAAGCTGCTTTCCGCTGCACCAGCGCCTGCGGTCAAAAAGGGGGAGGAAACACCGGGCAAGGCTGACACGGATGCCCGAGGCGCCCTGCTGTATGCGGCGCGCTCATCGGAGCAGGCCGGTGACTGGCGGGGCGCTCTGGCCAGTTATCGCTCGGCGCTGGAGATCGATCCCGACAATTACCGAATCATGAGCAATAGCGCCGCTGCCTACAACAAGCTGGGCATGTACGCCGACGGCGAACGGGAGGCCCGCCGGGCATTGGCCCGCAAGCACGATTACATTCCGGCCCTGGTGAATGCGGCCATTGCCTGTTCATCCCAGGGCAACGACAAGGATGCGCTGAAGTTTTTCAGTGCCGCTTCTGCGGCCGATCCGGGCAACAAAAGCCTGCTCCTCAACCTGGGCGTCATGCAGGAGCGGGCCGGCAACCTGGACAAGGCGCTGGAGTCCTACCGCAGGGGGGCTGCATTGGGTGAGCCGCAAGCCCTGTACGGCATAGGCAGGATAAACGACCAGAAAGGCAACAAGAGCGAGGCCATCACTGCCTACAAGGCGATCATGTTGCAGAAGAACGTCGATCCCGCCCTGAAGCGAGAGGCCAGGGACAGGCTCATGAGACTGGAAGAGTAG
- a CDS encoding ExeA family protein, producing MSSNYLDFFNLNDDPFRLTPDIDYYYNSPEHSTALLSLEYCFKEKEGFCILTGEPGTGKTTLMRLFVEKWKDRAEIALIMTPRLSPEEFFLAVLEDFKIPFLSTSKNDLLKAFRDFLLMHAANDRRVAIIVDEAQQLPDSTLEELRLLSNLETEKEKLLQIILIGQPELGTKLASPSLRQLNQRITVRVKLEPLNREETADYIGIRLLRAGNSGPLNQKAKDLIFEMSGGKPRKINMIATRALMSAFLDESKEVTVTHVRKGAADVLAQEKNEREDAPPRGRRKKGGLFSANPRKISSPARTVAMVMGALVLVAAGWIGYYFDFGSNRPAASGQTPPERANAVALPSPGNPAALAAGRISSGRQPVQAARSSASRP from the coding sequence ATGTCATCCAATTATCTCGATTTTTTCAACCTGAACGACGATCCGTTCCGTCTCACGCCGGATATCGATTACTACTACAACTCGCCGGAACACTCCACTGCGCTGCTGTCGCTGGAATATTGCTTCAAGGAGAAGGAGGGGTTCTGCATTCTGACGGGCGAGCCGGGTACCGGCAAGACCACCCTGATGCGCCTGTTCGTCGAAAAATGGAAGGACCGCGCCGAGATCGCCCTGATTATGACCCCGCGGCTCTCCCCGGAAGAATTCTTCCTGGCGGTGCTGGAAGACTTCAAGATCCCGTTTTTGAGCACCAGCAAAAACGACCTGCTGAAAGCTTTCCGAGACTTCCTGCTGATGCACGCCGCCAACGACCGCCGGGTGGCCATCATCGTGGACGAGGCCCAGCAGTTGCCCGACTCCACACTTGAAGAACTGCGGCTGCTCTCGAACCTTGAGACGGAAAAGGAAAAACTGCTGCAGATCATCCTGATCGGCCAGCCGGAGCTGGGAACAAAGCTCGCGAGCCCGTCGCTCAGACAGCTGAATCAGCGCATCACGGTGCGCGTCAAGCTCGAGCCGCTGAACAGGGAAGAGACTGCCGACTACATCGGCATCAGGCTGCTCCGCGCCGGCAACAGCGGTCCCCTGAACCAGAAAGCCAAGGACCTGATCTTTGAGATGTCCGGCGGCAAGCCTCGAAAGATCAACATGATCGCGACCCGTGCACTGATGTCCGCTTTTCTGGATGAAAGCAAGGAGGTCACGGTGACGCACGTCCGAAAAGGGGCCGCGGATGTCCTGGCACAGGAAAAGAATGAGCGGGAGGATGCTCCGCCCAGGGGACGCAGGAAAAAGGGGGGCCTGTTTTCCGCCAATCCGCGAAAAATAAGTTCACCGGCGCGTACGGTAGCGATGGTCATGGGGGCTCTGGTACTCGTCGCTGCGGGGTGGATCGGATACTATTTCGACTTCGGCTCCAACCGCCCCGCCGCATCGGGCCAGACACCTCCTGAACGGGCAAATGCCGTAGCGCTTCCGTCGCCGGGCAATCCGGCGGCACTGGCGGCAGGCAGGATCTCGTCCGGCAGGCAGCCCGTACAAGCCGCCAGAAGCAGCGCAAGTCGCCCCTGA
- a CDS encoding type II secretion system protein produces MKALNPAKRKFGNNQGFTLIEMAIVLVIIGVIIGAVVKGQDLVENAKAKQFASKLQAWQIAINTFYDRKGRYPGDSDRDGIIASSDTLTPLDDINSASFSSPPETSFSIGGVTFYAKLGNGNGKNYLAVCKDDTCNGTYTPTNSSDATALKFFESFDTSIDGKADAINGTILGLTGASATAQQAKITGVTTSASNADWLNSSNTLKGLAYQIK; encoded by the coding sequence ATGAAAGCATTGAATCCGGCAAAGAGGAAGTTCGGCAACAATCAGGGCTTCACGCTGATCGAAATGGCGATCGTTCTGGTGATCATCGGCGTGATCATCGGCGCGGTGGTCAAGGGGCAGGATCTGGTGGAGAATGCAAAGGCAAAGCAGTTTGCCAGCAAGCTTCAGGCATGGCAGATTGCGATCAACACCTTTTATGACAGGAAGGGGAGATATCCGGGCGACAGCGACAGGGATGGGATAATTGCAAGTAGTGACACCCTCACCCCCTTGGATGATATCAATAGCGCCAGCTTTTCCTCACCGCCAGAGACCTCCTTTTCCATCGGTGGTGTCACATTCTATGCAAAGCTAGGGAATGGCAATGGGAAAAATTATCTGGCCGTTTGCAAAGATGATACTTGCAACGGCACCTACACCCCGACCAATTCCAGTGATGCAACCGCCCTGAAGTTCTTTGAGAGCTTTGACACCTCTATCGACGGTAAAGCCGATGCAATCAACGGGACGATTCTAGGGTTGACGGGGGCATCAGCGACCGCACAACAGGCTAAGATTACCGGTGTAACCACCTCAGCCTCGAATGCCGATTGGCTAAACAGCAGCAACACTTTAAAAGGGCTCGCATACCAGATCAAGTAG
- a CDS encoding type II secretion system F family protein, with protein MSFFAYSAVDANGQMVKGTLESDDLDTASRDVVAKGLYLISIKATSSQLGWLHKTMASFQVKRMEVIEFAQSLAVMLKAGLPILTCLEDIIASTSNKALRSAIQDIRQKVEQGGSVSGALAAQGPIFPGTLKTLITVGEGTGRLDASLQEAADHLLRVQHLADAIKKALMYPAFAITTTLSALVFWLAFVLPKLTGTMTGMGVKLPALTRALISVSALFQAHWGTMLLALLLLPIAFYLLGKNKKARYYRDWAAIKIPIVRLIVYNKLLASFAEQFGILVAAGIAMDRLFDLLIPSLGNEYFAVRLLKAKENILNGSLISESLKEQEIFPNLVLRMISIGETSGTLDTQLRFLSGYYAKKLNDATESLGKLIEPLVMLVIGALFAVIIMGLMLPIYDLVSKMGK; from the coding sequence ATGAGTTTTTTCGCCTACAGCGCGGTCGATGCCAATGGTCAGATGGTCAAGGGGACGCTCGAATCGGACGATCTCGACACTGCCTCACGCGACGTCGTTGCCAAGGGGCTCTACCTCATTTCCATCAAGGCAACCTCCAGCCAATTGGGATGGCTCCACAAAACGATGGCCTCGTTTCAGGTCAAACGGATGGAGGTCATCGAATTCGCCCAGAGTCTTGCGGTCATGTTGAAAGCCGGGCTGCCGATCCTGACCTGCCTGGAGGACATAATAGCATCCACTTCCAACAAGGCTCTCAGGTCGGCTATCCAGGACATCAGGCAGAAGGTGGAGCAGGGAGGTTCGGTTTCGGGTGCCCTGGCGGCACAGGGCCCTATCTTTCCCGGCACGCTGAAGACGCTGATAACGGTGGGTGAGGGCACTGGGCGATTGGATGCCAGCCTGCAGGAAGCGGCTGACCACCTGCTGCGGGTCCAACATCTGGCGGATGCCATCAAGAAGGCCTTGATGTATCCGGCCTTTGCCATCACGACCACACTCTCGGCACTGGTATTCTGGCTGGCGTTCGTGCTGCCGAAGCTGACCGGCACCATGACCGGCATGGGTGTCAAGCTGCCGGCCCTCACCCGGGCCCTGATATCAGTCAGCGCGCTGTTTCAGGCCCACTGGGGCACGATGCTGCTGGCGCTGCTCCTTTTGCCTATCGCATTCTACCTGTTGGGAAAAAACAAAAAAGCGCGCTACTACCGGGACTGGGCTGCTATCAAAATACCCATTGTCAGATTGATCGTGTACAACAAGCTGCTCGCTTCCTTTGCAGAGCAATTCGGCATACTGGTGGCAGCCGGCATTGCCATGGACCGGCTTTTCGATCTGCTGATCCCGTCCCTGGGCAACGAATATTTCGCGGTACGGCTGTTGAAGGCCAAGGAAAACATCCTGAACGGCAGTCTGATATCGGAATCGCTGAAGGAGCAGGAGATCTTTCCGAACTTGGTGTTGCGTATGATCAGCATCGGCGAAACCAGCGGCACCCTGGACACGCAGCTCAGGTTCCTCTCCGGCTACTATGCCAAAAAGCTGAACGACGCCACCGAAAGCCTGGGCAAACTGATAGAACCACTGGTAATGCTCGTGATAGGCGCGCTGTTCGCCGTCATAATCATGGGATTGATGCTGCCGATCTACGATCTGGTATCAAAGATGGGCAAATAA
- a CDS encoding acetyl-CoA carboxylase carboxyltransferase subunit alpha translates to MATPVYMDFEKPIADLEKKIDELNRLALDGLDIGSDVAALQGRVEQMRAEIFSNLSRWQTAQVARHINRPFTLDYINLMFTEFTELHGDRNFGDDHAIVGGLARFDGQPVVVIGHQKGRDTKEKVYRNFGMPNPEGYRKALRLMQMAEQFKLPVITFVDTPGAYPGIGAEERGQAEAIARNLREMASLQTPIVVCITGEGGSGGALAIAVGDRILMLEHSVYAVISPEGCAAILWSDGTKGAQAAEALKPTAKDIIKLGVIDEIVPEPMGGAHRDHEATAANLKAAIARHLDELKALSPEELVEKRYEKFRAMTRCAE, encoded by the coding sequence ATGGCAACCCCTGTGTATATGGACTTTGAAAAACCTATCGCCGATTTGGAAAAGAAGATCGATGAGCTGAACCGGCTGGCGCTTGACGGACTGGATATCGGCTCCGACGTAGCTGCACTGCAGGGACGCGTCGAGCAGATGCGCGCGGAGATTTTCTCGAATCTCTCCCGCTGGCAGACCGCACAGGTGGCACGCCACATCAACCGTCCCTTTACGCTGGACTACATCAATCTGATGTTCACCGAGTTCACCGAGCTGCATGGCGACCGTAATTTCGGCGATGACCACGCCATAGTCGGCGGCCTGGCCCGTTTCGACGGCCAGCCGGTAGTGGTGATCGGCCACCAGAAAGGGCGCGACACCAAGGAGAAGGTCTACCGCAACTTCGGCATGCCCAATCCCGAAGGCTATCGCAAGGCGTTGCGCCTGATGCAGATGGCCGAGCAGTTCAAGCTGCCGGTGATCACCTTCGTCGATACCCCGGGCGCCTATCCCGGCATCGGGGCCGAAGAGCGCGGTCAGGCAGAGGCCATTGCCCGCAACCTGCGCGAAATGGCCAGCTTGCAGACTCCCATCGTGGTCTGCATCACCGGTGAAGGGGGCTCAGGAGGGGCTCTGGCCATCGCGGTCGGCGACCGCATCCTGATGTTGGAGCATTCGGTCTATGCCGTCATCTCTCCGGAAGGGTGCGCCGCCATCCTCTGGTCCGACGGCACCAAGGGAGCTCAGGCTGCCGAGGCCCTCAAGCCGACCGCCAAGGATATCATCAAACTGGGTGTCATCGACGAGATCGTGCCCGAGCCGATGGGAGGCGCTCACCGCGACCACGAGGCCACGGCAGCCAATCTCAAGGCGGCCATTGCCCGCCACCTGGACGAATTGAAAGCTCTGTCGCCGGAAGAACTGGTGGAGAAACGATACGAGAAATTCCGGGCCATGACCCGCTGCGCAGAGTAG
- a CDS encoding glutaredoxin domain-containing protein, which yields MKKFVLLVVPAMMLIAGSTLSIAQEPGQSRLDPAKAEASRKYPRITLYSVAWCPHCREAKEYFTKNNIPFVNRDVEQDAGAMAELTGKYKSQGVPVIVIGSGKDEVVVKGFNPESFQESLRKAQGKR from the coding sequence ATGAAGAAGTTCGTACTGCTGGTAGTGCCGGCCATGATGCTCATCGCAGGGAGCACCCTGTCGATAGCGCAGGAACCGGGGCAGAGCAGGCTGGATCCGGCCAAGGCCGAGGCATCGCGCAAGTATCCGCGGATCACGCTCTATTCGGTCGCCTGGTGCCCTCATTGCCGTGAGGCCAAGGAGTATTTCACCAAAAACAATATCCCCTTCGTCAATAGGGACGTGGAGCAGGATGCCGGGGCGATGGCGGAGCTGACCGGAAAGTACAAGAGTCAGGGAGTGCCGGTAATAGTCATCGGCAGCGGGAAGGATGAAGTAGTGGTAAAGGGCTTCAACCCGGAATCGTTCCAGGAGTCTCTGCGAAAGGCCCAAGGGAAACGGTAG
- a CDS encoding GspE/PulE family protein yields the protein MAAAPIRIGDLLISKGMLTEKQLKIALIQQRVTGAILGDTLISLGFVTAREFAETIAHQSGVEYIDLRGFSIADEALRLVPKETARKSGFIPLEIKEDILSIGVTNPSNIVAVDTVRQLTGNTPKVYLVDQDAYGDSIESAYYFVEHPVQQRLEEISSNLKSGAAVQSSIIPELTDLLLMNGIRKKATDIHLTPSKEVLHVFFRIDGVLTYGHCLPRAFQSPLASRIKIMAHLDIAEQRLPQDGAYTLDFLNKRYDLRISTVPSIYGENIVIRVLSTSGSLLSMAQLGLNESLVATMRSLFNKSHGIILITGPTGSGKTTTLYSCLRDIDLLERNVITVEDPVEYRLNFVRQTEVNEKAGYTFASSARTFMRQDPDVMLLGEIRDSETAQIAVRASITGHLVLSTLHTNDAVTSIPRLLDLGMDKLLLSSSLLAVVAQRLARRICLHCRESYTVSEAEKAMFKRAGLDIETAYRGAGCEQCGGSGYAGRTSIAEIMIIKPEIREMIYAGASTGTIYQAAVRGGMAPLMVDGLRRAAAGHTTLQEIQRVCG from the coding sequence ATGGCAGCGGCTCCGATACGCATAGGCGACCTCCTGATCTCCAAGGGGATGCTCACCGAGAAGCAGCTCAAGATCGCCCTGATCCAGCAGCGCGTCACCGGCGCGATACTGGGCGATACGCTGATTTCCCTCGGTTTCGTTACGGCGCGGGAATTCGCCGAAACCATTGCCCATCAGTCCGGAGTGGAGTACATCGACCTGCGCGGTTTCAGCATTGCCGATGAAGCGCTGCGGCTGGTCCCCAAGGAAACGGCCCGCAAGAGCGGCTTCATTCCGCTCGAAATCAAAGAGGACATTCTCTCCATCGGCGTCACCAACCCCAGCAACATCGTGGCCGTGGATACCGTCCGCCAGCTTACCGGAAACACGCCCAAAGTCTACCTCGTGGACCAGGACGCCTACGGTGACAGCATTGAAAGCGCCTACTACTTTGTTGAGCACCCCGTGCAGCAACGGCTGGAGGAGATCTCCTCCAACCTGAAGAGTGGCGCCGCCGTCCAGAGCTCGATCATCCCCGAGCTGACCGATCTGCTCCTGATGAACGGCATCCGGAAGAAGGCGACCGACATCCATCTGACCCCCTCAAAAGAGGTACTGCACGTCTTTTTCCGCATCGACGGCGTGCTGACCTATGGCCATTGCCTGCCGCGCGCATTCCAGAGCCCGCTGGCCTCGCGCATCAAAATCATGGCCCACCTGGACATCGCCGAGCAGCGCCTGCCTCAGGACGGCGCCTATACCCTCGATTTCCTGAACAAGCGGTATGATCTGCGTATCTCCACCGTGCCGTCGATCTATGGCGAGAACATCGTTATCCGCGTCCTCTCCACCAGCGGTTCGCTGCTCAGCATGGCGCAGCTCGGTCTGAACGAAAGCTTGGTGGCAACCATGCGCAGCCTGTTCAACAAGTCGCACGGCATCATCCTGATCACCGGCCCGACAGGCAGCGGCAAGACCACCACGCTGTACTCCTGCCTGCGGGATATCGATCTGCTGGAACGCAACGTCATCACCGTTGAAGATCCGGTCGAGTACCGCCTGAACTTCGTTCGCCAGACCGAAGTCAACGAAAAGGCGGGCTACACGTTTGCCTCCTCGGCCCGCACCTTCATGCGCCAGGACCCGGATGTCATGCTCCTGGGGGAGATCCGCGACTCGGAAACCGCCCAGATTGCCGTCCGCGCCTCCATTACCGGACACCTGGTGCTCTCCACCCTGCACACCAATGACGCCGTCACCTCCATTCCCCGCCTGCTCGATCTGGGCATGGACAAGCTGCTGCTCTCCTCGTCACTGCTGGCGGTCGTGGCGCAGCGTTTGGCCCGCAGGATCTGCCTGCACTGCAGGGAGTCCTATACTGTTTCCGAAGCGGAGAAGGCCATGTTCAAAAGAGCTGGCCTGGATATCGAGACAGCATATCGTGGAGCAGGCTGCGAACAGTGCGGCGGCAGCGGATATGCGGGCAGAACTTCCATTGCGGAAATCATGATCATCAAACCCGAGATCAGGGAGATGATCTACGCCGGAGCCTCAACCGGCACGATATATCAGGCCGCGGTCAGGGGGGGCATGGCGCCACTGATGGTGGATGGCCTGAGAAGAGCCGCCGCCGGCCACACCACCCTTCAGGAGATACAACGGGTGTGCGGATGA
- a CDS encoding pseudouridine synthase, with product MQERLQKLISQAGITSRRAAEELILAGRVTVNNTVVTELGSKADPVSDRIAVDGKPLRFAAKRLYILLNKPVGYMTTLDDPEGRPVITDLLKDVGERVYPVGRLDYNTEGLLLLTNDGEWANKLMHPRHEVVKEYHIRVRGKVHQSQLDQLAGGVVIDERKTAPAVVSLVKSGEQNDWLSITIHEGRNRQVRRMCEAVSLSVVRLKRVRYGTLTVGTLKPGEFRHLTDDEVRKLALPAPATVQRSNSVKRTPPPRTNREKDKGRRSPR from the coding sequence ATGCAAGAACGTCTGCAAAAACTGATTTCACAGGCCGGCATCACCTCGCGCCGGGCCGCCGAGGAGTTGATCCTGGCCGGCCGGGTCACGGTCAACAATACGGTTGTCACGGAACTGGGCAGCAAGGCGGACCCTGTCAGCGACCGTATCGCCGTGGACGGCAAACCGCTCCGCTTTGCTGCCAAGCGTTTGTATATCCTGCTCAACAAGCCTGTCGGCTATATGACCACCCTGGACGACCCCGAGGGGCGGCCGGTAATCACCGACCTGTTGAAGGATGTGGGTGAGCGGGTGTATCCGGTGGGGCGGCTGGACTACAATACCGAAGGGCTGCTGTTGCTGACCAATGACGGGGAGTGGGCCAACAAGCTGATGCATCCGCGCCACGAGGTCGTCAAGGAATACCATATCCGGGTACGCGGCAAGGTGCACCAGAGCCAGCTCGACCAGCTTGCCGGCGGAGTGGTGATCGACGAACGAAAAACGGCGCCGGCCGTGGTGAGCTTGGTCAAATCGGGCGAGCAGAACGACTGGCTTTCGATAACGATTCACGAGGGGCGCAACCGGCAGGTGCGGCGCATGTGCGAGGCGGTCAGCCTTTCGGTGGTGCGGCTCAAGAGGGTGCGCTACGGAACCTTGACGGTGGGAACTTTGAAGCCGGGGGAATTTCGTCATCTCACCGATGACGAGGTACGGAAGCTCGCCCTTCCCGCGCCGGCAACGGTTCAGCGGAGTAATTCCGTGAAACGGACACCGCCCCCCCGCACAAACCGGGAGAAAGACAAGGGGCGCCGGAGCCCCCGATAA